ATATATATAGTGTCCCACATTGCTTCGGAATGGAATGGGTGATCAGTTAATATAAtattgggacctctccactctggtttggagttggatataaagtttccacattgTATCTGAGCGGAGCTCATTCCACCCCACATTATTCACAATCAACACCCCACGAGGACACACCAGCAAAAAGGTTGCACGATGTTAAGCCCCAAAAAAGAGGCTAGACGTGACAAACCTCAAACgtggctgcacgtgagggagatATTAAGGAAATATAcagagtctcacattgcttgggaggaGTGAAATgaggtgatcacttaatataatATTGCGAccctccactcattgccaattggttttgagttggatattaAGTTTCCACAAATCGCACGGGTAAAGGCTTTGCAATCTAGAATACAGAGATACAAGTACAGGAAAACCCACATAACCAAATAAACCCCTCAATTCCTCCGCTGAAAAACCCACATTCTCTGCTCAACATCAATAACATAAACGCATAATTATTTGGGAGAGGAGAAAAAAAGCGAATAACATACTCTATTCGAACTCCAGTCCGTGAATCAGAGAAGTAACGGGTGAGATTATCGTGGACCCAGGTCTCGGCAGCTTTCTTGGAGGAGTTCAAGCTTCTGAGCATCGAGTTGGGAATGCCGACGGTGACGTAGATGTTGGAACCGGAGAGGGACTGGAGGGCATTTGGGTCGGCGTCGAAGAGCTTGACCTTGGTGATGTTGTTGGATTTCAAGAGCTCCACCACCTTGGGCGGTGGCAGCGGGTGGGATGCGGTGGTGCCCCAGTTCACTCCGACGGCGGCGACAACCCCAGGTGAAACGCACAAGCTCGATATGGCAAGCAGTAATGCTTGGATTAGACGGAGATTAGGGGCCatttgatggagagtacaagcTCTACTGCTTGCCGCTGCAGCCCAATAATCCTTCTACGTCATACTTGCTGTGGTTTTTGGACTGATGAGTGGTGGCCTCTTCTGGGGAATAAGCTGGTGAGGAATAAATTggaattttttaatcaaaataatGCAGGTATGGTGTGCCTTGTTCTCGAGAATGTTGGGCGtgaaatttgttttaaaaaggaaattgaatttacactccattttttgacatctacacttatttttttggattttagtgttgaaagtgtatgtaattttttttctagaagacaaaaaaaagagtgtagatGTCAACAAAGGGAGTGTAGAATTCTAAAAAAGTGAAGTGAGATAGagtaaagaaaaaatgaaatttatttttctatttgcgTTATGTTGACAGaaaaattttgcaaaataatATGAACAGAAATGCTACACTTACAACATTTTTCTACAACATGGTAACGTGGCTAGGGGatccactcatttttttgttttttggctgGGTAAAGTGAATGGGTCCCCTGGCCACGTCACCATATTGTAAACATGTTGTAGAAAAATGTTGTAAGTGTAGCATTTCTCTTAATATGAATTTCGGGGGTGTtccaactttcaaaaaagaaggttttagaaaaaataatgtaatttcaaacccaaaaatcatgtgtttacgcaaataatttttctaccaatatggatcttgtttgatagatttcattgagatcttttatacggtgcaaaaaaaatcaaaaaattatttgttattttcattatatttaaatttaaaaattgaagaaaaaatactttttaaaaagaaggttagttggaacaccaccttcTTCATTTTGGCAAGACATGTATCACAAAGTGTTTTTCAATGGAAAAGTTGAAACTGCGAATTTAATTTTCATTCCTTTTGTGCAACCGACAGAATCTTAAGCTTTGTTTGAAACTTAgataaaagaaagagaattaaaaaataaataatctcTCCCATTATCTAATTTGCAGGGAAAGAtgatagaaaataaaaatattgacAAGTGTGAATAGTCCAATTTCCCTctcaattttctcaattttttttttctattcttttctctcactttcttcAACTTCTAAACAAAGCATTAATTCATGCCTTTTATCCGAGCTCAAAAACATCATCCAAATTGTTCACATTTGTAGATCTTCGTGTGTACAATAATAATGCTGTAAATATTCATGTTAATTGTATGTCGGAAACTTGATCGAAGTATGTTTTTTCTTCAGTACATGGATAGCAAATGCACTTTCAAGAATGCacagaaaaattatttgatttgCTGAGTTAAGCTGTGCctgatcaaattgattttgtatTTCTGTTGCTGTTTGCATCTAGGTATAAATGGTGAATGATTTGAATCAGGTTTTCTCTTGAAGTAATTATGTAAAAGccataattatttattttttaaattcatctcgtcaaaatcaattaataatacataaaattttggtaaaaaattaataaatacgaaaaaaaatttaaaataaacaaaacaaaaaagttactAAAATCCGCACTACTCACACTTTAGGCTTAGGGCTTAGGTAACGTCTTTCGAAGGGGAGCGGAATCGAATTGAGGCAAGCCCTAAAACTATTCACACTTTCCTAAAAAGTACACCGCCTGCAGTACTGTAAAATTTACCCCCTTGTGACCGTGGCTTGCAGCCCAAGCCCCAACGGCGGCGGGAAAAAAAGGCTTTAATGCGAAATCGTCAACACAAGTTCGCGATCAACCCTTCTAGGGTTTTTTGTCTTCTGTTGGTAATCTCATTAATAACTACCCAATACTGTAATCATCGATTCGAGTCGAGTCGGAGCCGGAGCCCGCCATGAGTACCAATCCAGCACCCGAATCCAACCCCGCGTCTACGTCTTCGAGCCCGAGCGAAGCACCGAAGCCTCCTATTGAGCCACTCCGGTTGCCCACGCCGGACGAGATACGTGGCCAAGATATTTGGAACAACTGCGCCGTTCGCAGCGTCTTCAGCGGAGTCGTGGGTTTGTACATGGAACTATTTTATAGTTAGCGTTACATTTCTTATGCTCCGTTTGTTCCTTAAAGTGtgttttaatttgttatttCGTCGTACCTTTTGCACTGCAGCACTGTTCTTTTTAATCTCGCATTCTCATTGTTTGACGATAACTCGATTCCACGGCCAAACCCGAGGGGTTAGCCAGTGGTCAATTGGGACTTAGGattttgctccctcctaaggtctcatGATCGAAACCTCACTGTTCCTATCAATTCCTCCGGGGGCACTGGATGGAAGCCACAGGAGGTTTGACCGGTTGGTatggattagtcgaggtgcgcgcaagccaGCCCGGACACGTAGTTATCGAAACAAAACTATATTCCACAGCCCCATTATGCCTGTTTCTAtgttcttttttgcttttcattttcatgtttttgtgtttctttttttttgaaaatttcttgaCTAACCTTGCGTAGGTGTTTTGACCTAATCCCTTTTATGTCATGTTTGTGTCCCAACACTATTAGGCAATTTGCCTTGCCAAAGTACACCGAAAAGATGCATCACCATTTGATTAGTTAGGAGGCTGATGATGTGCTTTTCCATTGACTCATCAAATTTGCGTAAACTTTGTTGCTAAGTTAGCGTGACCGGTCATAAAAAGTTAGCGAGTGGAAAAATGCCTAGCCTTTTGAAGAGCTTGATGAACTTGCAAAAAGTGAAAGCGGCTAGGTATTTTGCCTCACAGTCTCATATACGTAGCCCGCGGCAGATACTCCTAGCCTTTGAGTTCGTCATCTCCTGTTTTCTTACGGGGGTGGAGTATTTTAACTTTGATTGGTCTTATTGTACTGGGGGTTTGTTTGCAGGAGGTGGGCTGGGTTTGGCCTTGGGTTTGTTTTTGGGGTCATTTGACACCCCCATAATGCAAGACACAATGACTGGGAAGCAACAGTTCATTTATCAAGCAAAGCAGATGGGAAGGAAGAGTTGGAGTAACTGCAAAACTTTTGCTGTTATGGGCTTAATTTTTTCAGCTGCTGAATGTGTTGTTGAGAAGGTAGAATCATATTTTATCTAAAGAAGtctgtatatttttttcccGCATTTTCTCTATTGCCTGTGCAACTATTGAGAACATAATGGTAATGGATTGGAATAGCTATGGATCGGCAGTGAGATTTTAAGATACTCCATTGTTCTATGCAATTTGGCGAAATTAGTATACATTTTTCCGTATTTCTTATTTGTGGAGAGAACTAACTCCTGAGTAATTGTTTGCAGGCACGTGCAAAACATGACACCACAAATACAGCTGTTGCAGGATGTGTAACTGGAGGTGCATTATCGGCTACAGGTAATCTTGTCCTTTGTCATCTTCCATGATTCCTATCTTTGAACTGCTCGGGTTCTGTGTAACGGCCAGATAACTGTTGTCATTAATTCGATTATTAAATAAGACAATTCCACATGCTCCAGATTTACGTTTCAGGTGTGGCACCTTATTTTTAAGCGCGATTACCCCAATGTTTCAGTGTTTGTGTTGTGGGATGATCCCTACACTTATCCATACCTTTCTTTTACTTTAGCTTCATATTGTTTTTAGGACATATACAAATACCACTATCAGGCTTTCGAACGAGATGGCCTTCTTACTTGCCAACAAATGTTGACTAAGTTCAAATTTAAAGTTCAATAGTGTTTGATGTTCAATTTATTTTAACTAGTTAGTTGATCTACAATATTCATTACATGTGATCTATCCCATGTTTGCTGAGGACTGGATTGGGTAGACATTGTTGTATATGTGATTAAGTTTTCCCCACGGTCGTGGGGACGTAGGGTGT
The sequence above is a segment of the Rhododendron vialii isolate Sample 1 chromosome 13a, ASM3025357v1 genome. Coding sequences within it:
- the LOC131314275 gene encoding mitochondrial import inner membrane translocase subunit TIM22-4; its protein translation is MSTNPAPESNPASTSSSPSEAPKPPIEPLRLPTPDEIRGQDIWNNCAVRSVFSGVVGGGLGLALGLFLGSFDTPIMQDTMTGKQQFIYQAKQMGRKSWSNCKTFAVMGLIFSAAECVVEKARAKHDTTNTAVAGCVTGGALSATGGPKAACLGCAGFAAFSVLIEKFLDRHD